The following DNA comes from Marinilactibacillus sp. Marseille-P9653.
TGTTTCGTAAAGCTTAGCCATAGTTTGAAGTTCGGTCGGTTGACTACTTAAGAAGTAGCGAACGAACGACAACGCATAAACGCCAATATCAAGAAGTGCACCGCCACCCAACTCTTTATTGAAAAATCGATTAGTAGGGTCTGCTTCTTTCAAACTTCCAAATAGGGCATTGACCATTTTAAGCTGTCCAAATTCACCAGATTTGATTCTTGATTTCAATTGCTTATATAAAGGCATGTGATAAATCGTCATCGCTTCAGCAATAATCAAGTTTTTATCTTTAGCCAGTTCGTGGACCTCTTTAAATTCGGCTGCACTCATAACCATTGCTTTTTCGCATAATACATGTTTACCTGCATTCAAGACCATTTTAATATTTTCCGCATGGTGACTGTTAGGCGTTGCAAGGTAAATGATATCAATATCTGGATCAAAGCAGAGAGCTTCATAATGACCATAAGCTTTAGGTACGTGATGTCTTTCAGCGAATTCTTGAGCTTTCTGTAAACTTCTTGAAGCAACAGCAGCTAATTCAGCTTGTTCTGAGTTGAAAGAATCTGCAAAACTTTGAGCAATATCACCAAGTCCAATAATACCCCATTTAATTGTAGCCATCTTCATTCCTTCTTTCTATATAGTATAAAGTCGTTTAGAAAGACAAAAAGACTTTAATTGTCAACTGTCTTTATTGACCTTAATTGTTTTTTGAATTTCCTACTTTAATTGTATCAAAAAAATGAAGTAACCGTTTAAAAATGTTTAGATTATTATGAGTATTTTGGTTTGAGACTTTATGTTGTGGTAAAATGAGTAACATGAATATACTAGAGTAGGAGATTGTTAGAATGCATAAAAAGTGGTTCATTCTTCCTGTTGGTTTAATCGTCCTTGCAAGATGCACGACTGCAGATCAGACACCATTAGATGAAACATCAAAAAGCTCCAATGAGCAAAATACTTCTTCTGAAACACCAGAACAAAACAATGAAATAACAGAAACGCTTACCGAAGAAGAAATCGCGCATCTTAAGCTTTTAGAATCTTTGCCCGAAGAAGCAAATTCCAAAGACTGGAATCTTATTCTAGTGAATAACTGGAAACCACTACCAGAAGATTTTGAACCCAACCTTGTTGAAGTAGAACCAGATAAAGAAATAGATGCAAGAATTGTAGAACCATTTAAAGAATGGATATCTGCTGGTCTTGAAGCTGATCATCGTCTGTTTTTTGCTTCAGGTTACCGTTCTGTCGAAAGACAGCAAAATAACTATGATAATAGTATCAGTAAATTCAAACAAGAAGGCTACACTGAAGAAGAAGCCATCACTAAAACAGAAGAATATATCGCTATACCAAAAAGAAGTGAGCACCATACCGGTTTGGCCGTAGATATCGTTGATCAACAGTGGAGTGCAGATGGCAATAGTCTGACACCAGATTATGATACTCAGGAATCTCAACATTGGCTACTGGAAACAATGACAGATTACGGCTTTATCTTAAGATATCCTGAAGGGGCAGAATCATTAACAGATATTAATTATGAATCATGGCATTTTAGATATGTCGGTAAAGAAAATGCCCAGTTTATTGAGGAACACGAGCTTGTATTGGAAGAATTTATAGAATTGCTTGAAGAAAGAGAAAATCTATAAGAACAGGCTATAGCGGAATCATTTTAAAGGAGTCGTTGGTTTTGGCTAAAAGGAAAACGAAAGCACGTAAGAGGGGCAAAAGAAACAAGCAGAGTCCAATTATGTTACTATTTAAAATCGGGCTAGTGTTTTTACTGTTTTTTGTTTTCTCTATCGCTTTTGTCGGTAAAAGATTGCTAGACGATCCAGTTGGCATTTCTTCTTCCCGTGAGGAAGAATTTATTGATGAAGTTGGTGAGAACGCAGTGATTTTGAACGCAACCTATGGGATTCGTCCAAGCATCGCGATTGCTCAGGCAATCCTTGAGTCAAACTGGGGAAGAAGTGAGTTAGCACAACGTGAGAACAATTATTATGGTATCAAAGGAACAAATGAAACAGACTATACTACAAAAGAATTTGAAGATGACGAATGGATAGAAATCAGAGCTGAGTTCAGAAGTTATAACACATTGCTGGAGTCCATGGAAGATTACGCGAAACTTTTGAAAAACGGAACAGAGTGGGATGATAATCTATATACGGATGTTATTGAATCTTCGAACTATCAGGATGCTGCAAAAGCCCTTAAGGAAGCGGGTTATGCTACTGACCCAGACTATCCTAATAAAGTCATCTCGCTAATTGAAACTTATGATCTTCAAAGGTTTGATAACGATACTATTGAAAACGAGGGACAAACTAATGACCAATAAAAAAGAAGTGCCAGTCGTTGAAACAAGTCTGCGAAAAGACTATATTGCAGTACCAGATGTCATAAGGAATGCTAGTGGTATTCATATCAATGGCAAAAGATTTAAAGCCATGATGTTTACGACGGATATCGCGATCATTATGAATAATAATGCGGATGCCATCATGGCCGTTTATCCTTTCACGCCACACCCAGCAATTATTGAGGCAATTACTTCTGTTTCGACAATACCTGTCCTCGCTGGAGTGGGTGGTGGAACGACACAAGGACCAAGATCAGCAAATATGGCGCTCTTTGCCGAAGCTCATGGGTGCTTGGCAGTTGTAGTGAATGCGCCGACACCTATTGAGACAATTGAAGCAATCAACGAAGTTATAGATATTCCAATCATTATGACAATTGTTTCTGAATATACAGATATAGACGAAAGAATAGCTGCTGGAATCGATATCTTGAATATCTCAAATGCTGCGAATACTGCTGAACTTGTCAGAGAGATCAGAAGCAAGTATCCTAAGCTTCCCATCATCGCGACTGGTGGTCCGACAGAAGAAAGTATCAAAGAGACCATTGAAGCAGGGGCAAATGCGATCACTTACACACCGCCTTCCAATGGGAAATTATTCAGCAAAAAAATGGATAAATATAGAAAAAAAGAAAAAGATATATTCGATCAGTAAACAAGAACACAGACTGGACTGAACAGAGAATCAACAAATCATAGTTGAATCATTAGAAAGTAGGTAGGAATATGAAGCGATCTTCAAAAGGATCTGCAAAAAACGGTAAAAGTAAAAAAATCTGGTTAATACCCATGGCTGTCATTCTGATTGTTCTGGTATGTGTTGGAGGCTATATTGGATATGCTAGATGGCAAGAAAATCGGGAAGCTCAACTGAGACAAACTCGAGCAGAGGACATTACCGAAAATTACTTAGAAGCGCTTAGATCAGAAGAAATTTCAGGTTTGGTTGACCTTCTATCAGAAGATTCGATTTCAGATTCATCTTATTCAAAAGAAGAAATTGTTGAAAGATATCAGAACGTTTTTTCAGTAATTGGTGCAACAAACCTGAATGAAACAATGTCAGAACTAAGGCTAGATGAAGAAACTGATACTTATCACTTTAATTACACATTGTCTATGGACACTTCTTTAGGTACGATAAACGATCTAGCCTACGAAACAACTCTTCATGAAGAAACAGAAACGATGTCGGTTAACTGGGATACGA
Coding sequences within:
- a CDS encoding Gfo/Idh/MocA family protein produces the protein MATIKWGIIGLGDIAQSFADSFNSEQAELAAVASRSLQKAQEFAERHHVPKAYGHYEALCFDPDIDIIYLATPNSHHAENIKMVLNAGKHVLCEKAMVMSAAEFKEVHELAKDKNLIIAEAMTIYHMPLYKQLKSRIKSGEFGQLKMVNALFGSLKEADPTNRFFNKELGGGALLDIGVYALSFVRYFLSSQPTELQTMAKLYETGVDEMSTIQMRNEHNELSSVSLSFRGKMPKQGVIVCEEAYITVVDYPRADKAVITYADGRTEILEDGDSSSALSYEIDALTQTLLKAENLSYIDLTRDVTNLMDQSEKLWGMNLTK
- a CDS encoding M15 family metallopeptidase; the encoded protein is MHKKWFILPVGLIVLARCTTADQTPLDETSKSSNEQNTSSETPEQNNEITETLTEEEIAHLKLLESLPEEANSKDWNLILVNNWKPLPEDFEPNLVEVEPDKEIDARIVEPFKEWISAGLEADHRLFFASGYRSVERQQNNYDNSISKFKQEGYTEEEAITKTEEYIAIPKRSEHHTGLAVDIVDQQWSADGNSLTPDYDTQESQHWLLETMTDYGFILRYPEGAESLTDINYESWHFRYVGKENAQFIEEHELVLEEFIELLEERENL
- a CDS encoding glycoside hydrolase family 73 protein produces the protein MAKRKTKARKRGKRNKQSPIMLLFKIGLVFLLFFVFSIAFVGKRLLDDPVGISSSREEEFIDEVGENAVILNATYGIRPSIAIAQAILESNWGRSELAQRENNYYGIKGTNETDYTTKEFEDDEWIEIRAEFRSYNTLLESMEDYAKLLKNGTEWDDNLYTDVIESSNYQDAAKALKEAGYATDPDYPNKVISLIETYDLQRFDNDTIENEGQTNDQ
- a CDS encoding hydrolase, whose translation is MTNKKEVPVVETSLRKDYIAVPDVIRNASGIHINGKRFKAMMFTTDIAIIMNNNADAIMAVYPFTPHPAIIEAITSVSTIPVLAGVGGGTTQGPRSANMALFAEAHGCLAVVVNAPTPIETIEAINEVIDIPIIMTIVSEYTDIDERIAAGIDILNISNAANTAELVREIRSKYPKLPIIATGGPTEESIKETIEAGANAITYTPPSNGKLFSKKMDKYRKKEKDIFDQ